The window TAAAGGGCGAGATAATGCTCGAACCCCTATGCAGTGGGATGACTCCAAGAGTGCTGGTTTCACTGATGGTGAGCCATGGATTGCAGTGAACCCACGCTTTAAAGAGATTAATGCAAGAGCTGCATTAGAAGACGAGAACTCTAATTTTTACCATTATCAAGCATTGATCGATTTAAGGAAAAAGCATGAGGTAATTACTGAGGGAAAGTTTGAATTAGTCTTACGTGATGACCCAAATGTTTTTGCTTATAAACGAGTTGGTAAAGATGAGGCATTATATGTGTTGTGTAATTTTTCGGATCGTACTGTGAAAATTGATGATGAAGGATTGGTTGAGAGCTTACGTGATGCTGAGGTATGGATCACAAATGAAGATCAAGGTGAGATCGGAAAGTTACAGCCGTATGAAGGTGTTGTATATGGAGTATAGTTAGAGTGAGAGCTTTTTTTGAAATTTTAGAAGTTAAATCCTGTGGGAAACCGCAGGATTTTTCTGAAAGAATGTTATATGGGCAACTAATTAAACTCACTACAATTCAATTGTGATTGGACCTAAAAGTACTTTATTAGAAATAATAAATAGTAAAATTATCTTAATTGATCTTTCATCTTTGGGAGGTAAAGAATATGTACACGTTCTAGATGACCATTTATTTGGTTAATATCAGAAGGTTTCTCAATCTGGCCCTATAAAAATTACATATCATCCGTGTCTCTGCAAATACTAAGATGGGTGAAGGCTCATGACATATAAAATAACAAGTAGACAGCAAGCGATATTGGATGAATTAAAAGCATTTCATTTTGATGAGTGTCCTTCTATTAATTGGAAAAGCAAAATCATGGAACCATTTCCATGGGATTCTGTTGGACCAAATGAACAAACTTGGATCCAGAAAGATAAGAAATTTGAATCAAATTTCTTTTCACAAATAGTAGTGATCAACTCAGTCATTAATAATTATTTCAGATTAAATAAATACAAATCAAGAAAAAGAGATACCCTTCTTTATCAACAATGGAAAGAGAACTATCCTTTTGCTAAAACTGTGGTGGAGGGTCATGAAGGAGCATGGAGAGAAGTAGTAAAGAAACATGCTTCGTTCCATCAGAATGGTGATATTGCACAAGCTTATGGTTTATATGTTTTTGATTCGAGAACAGTAGAGTGTGATGTTTTTCTTCATACTATAGAAAAAATAATTCCAAGTAAAATTGAAAAAACAACGAAACGTGGAAAAATTCGTTTTCACGATATGCCGAAAACAAAACGATATGATTTATACCAATATTATGTGTACAGTAGCTTAAACAAGATTATAAATGATTTATTTGCGGTTTTACCTTGTGAAAGAGTGTTTATCAATGGATTAATTGATTCTCATGAAAATCATCAGCCCGTTTTATCTTGTGTTGTGGAACGGAAGGAACATAAACAAAAGAGGTGTCCAAAACGAACACTAGAAAAACACCGAAACATGGTAACGTTTAAAAAGAGAAGTGGTTTCTATCCTTTAAATAGCGTTTATTCACCAGAGATCCTATTAAAGGAGAAAGAATAATATGGGCTTATTTGACTTAGCATGTGTGGTTATCATCGTTTTTTTCATTTACAAAGCACATACCGCATTTGTTAAAGAGAAAACCATTACGTCTAAAATACAAGAATGGCACCATTTAGCTCCTATAAGTCTGAGGTATGATTCAAAGGGACTGAACACTAGTTATGTTTATTTTATAAAAGAATCAGGGATGAATCGTATTAAAATAGGAAAAGCAATTGATCCTGAACAGCGGATAAAAGAGCTTAGCACCGGTTCTGCACACAATTACGAAATCGTCCACCTTATAAAAAGTGAAAACCCGTATAAAACAGAAAATTTATTCCACAAATATTTTAACGAGAAAAGGTGTAAAGGGGAATGGTTTGATCTAAGTGAGAAGGAGTTAAGGTGGATTCAAAGAGAAGATTATACAAGAGAAATTGAAGATTCAATAAAAGGATACTGAAGAGCGAATACTATGGTGTTCGCTCTATTTAGAGAAATTCAATAAATAAGAGAACACATCAAAGTATTGAAGCATCTGTCACTATTACATAAATTATGGTACAATAATCCAAATTACCGAAAGGGTGTTTTGTTTGTCGTCTACATATGATCTATTGAAAACTATATTGTTAAAAAGACGATCTAAAAAGTCACGAAAAAAGATAGATTTATCATCACTAGAGTGGGAAATTTCCGAACAATCGAATGATTACATGAATGAAGGAGGTTATTATGCCTTCTACATTGCAATTCAACGATTAGAGGAAGAATCGATCCTCACACCTCTTCAAAAGAAATCTACTAATGGGCGCTCCCCCTCTTTGAATAAGTATTATTGGTTGCTCCCAGCAACCGTGGAACCTACTTGGTCTAAACTTCAGTTTTTACAAGTGGAAGACCTTTTGAACTTAGCCTTCTACCATGACCATCCAGAATACCAGACAGATGAAGAATGGAAGAGAATACTTACTATTTATCAATTCATGAAAAATCGGGAAAGTCGTCGATACGTATCAGTTCCTGAGCGCAGTTTAGAGTTATTTGGTGACGAAAAAGCAATTACCAAAAGCAAACTTGGAACGGTTACAAGATTGGGATTAAACCTACAAGACTTGAAAGCTGTTTCTCATGGGGAACCTTTTGTAAGTTGGTTAAAGCCAGGAACTGAATTGAAAGGGATACAAAACATTTTAATTGTAGAGAATCTCTCTTTCTATCACACTGCAATTCAACTTCAGCTAGAGAACCGTCTTAATAGAGAATATCAATTGATTATATATGGAGAAGGAAACAAAATTAATAAGAGTTTTTCTTTTATGTACCATATGTATCCCGAAGGTGAGCATACCTTTTATTATTGTGGTGACATGGATCCAGAAGGTTTTAATATTTTTTCTCGCTTAGCAAACTCGTATGACGTAAGATTCACTTTGGCTGAAGAGTTCTATGTGTTTATGGTTAAAAAAATAGAGTGTGCTAATTCATACACAGATCAAGTGGAAAATGTAATCAACAGAAATCATTTCTTGTCTTTTGCCGAGTCTCATAAAATCGAAGAAACGGTAATGAAACTATGGCATAAGCGAAAAAGAATTCCCCAAGAGGTAATCACGGTAGAAAGCTGGTAGAGGTGAAGAAATTATGGATGGAGCATGGAAATCCTTTAGTGAACGGGTCGGAAGACTTAATCCACTAATGATGCTCGGAAGAGGTATGGATTTAGGAGAGGTGACCTCACTTGCTCCTCAAATTCTATTTCGGGTAATCATGGAAGTCTTTTTCAGAGAATTAAATGAGGATGAAAGACGTGATCGAGCTTCGATACATATAATCGTTAAAGAAACATGTGAGAGAATGCAGATTAAGGTGGAAGAATCGGTAGTTCAACGTTTATCCAGTGGCTTGCTTTATCGTGGTGATGAGAAAATGTCCGAGCCATTTAGAAGTCCATTATTTAATGAAATAGATAATCAATGGACAGAACAAATATACCGGTATTTGGAGATGGATCCTTTACATACCCATTTGGAATCCGGTGGTAATATTGTCTATCAATTAACGGATGTGTCTCAGGAAATAATTTTTATGAGTCGCGAAATATCAGAAGAATTTTCAATTAGTATTGAACAACTTTATAGTATGCAGTTGATTAGGAATGGTAACTTCCAAAAAGCTTCTGATAACTTGAACCATTTAATTGCTAAAGTTAGAAAGTTGAGTGATGAGGAAAAAAGATCGATTCAACAAATTCAACAAGATCCTAAGATTCTAGTGTTAGGAGGAGTTAAACAAAGACAATTTCATCAAGAAGAAATTGAATCCCAATTTGAAGATGAAAAGAAATACTTCCGACAAATTTTCTCTCTTATTCATAAAGTTAGCGGGGAGCAAGAAGATCCGGCTATTAAACATGAACTGTCAATCCTACTAGAAAGGGTTGAACATTCAAGAAAATTACATGATCGATTTGCGAATTTGGTCTTTCAACATATTTCCCTGGAAATGGAATTGAAAACGAAGAATCCCGCACTTTTTTGGGACAAATCAGTTGTTTCTTTTAAAGAGAACATTTATGAAGGTTGGGTAATGAAAGAAGGCATACATGACTTTGGTGTCGCCGAAGAGATTGTTAATGGTTTATTTTCACCTATAACAGAGTTTATGTTGCCGTTGGAATGGGTCTGGGGAGAACAGAAAAATATTTATATTATAGAGGAAACAGAAGAGGGAGAAGAAGAATTTGAAGAGGAATTTGAAAGAACCTCTGTTGATTGGAAGTCTGTTGCAAAAGCTTGGAATCCTGTGTTTGAACAACTCAAGGAGATTGGTGAATTCTCTTTGCACCAATTAAAAGAGTTACCACGGGAGGAACAGGACAACTGGTTCGAAGAAAGGATTACATATGATTTGTGGATGTTATTTGACCGGAAAGCATTCTCGATCGAACCCTTGGAAGGTGGAGTATGGAATGATGAGCGGGAGAAATTGTTTCAAGAGCTACTTAAATTGGATGAATCTTATCAGAAGTTAATCGGTAAAAAGATAGTGGCCGAGTATTCGGATGAAGAGCCAGATTTTGCTTGGTATGGTACTAGGATGACTCCATATAAATTGATTTTGAAGGGCCGTGACGAAGTATGAGTATGGAAAATTTGAAAAAAGCATCCGAACTCTATTTTCGATTATTAGAACAGAAAGTGATTAACGATGAAGAAGAGTGCTTTCATTATTTTTTTGAATCTGAAGTACGTGATCATCTACTCGTATTATTGGATGAATCAAATACTAGAATTGTCGAAGCAGAAAAACGCCTCCACTTGGTGACAAAACCAGAGGGGTCTACATTTGCTACACATTTCACCCATATGAAATCTAAATATAGCGAAATGGAGAGCAAGAAACGTTTTAATCTTATTACCATCATTATTATGACTTATTTAGCCGAAGTCGATCGAAGTAGTGTGGTTCAGGTGAAGTCTTCGAGGGAGGGGTTGACGTATCATTATTTGCATTCAAAAGTTCAGAAGCTGGTAGATCATTGGATTAGACAATTGGATGATAACCCAAACTTTGGTGTGGAAGAAGGCCTTGCTCTTAAAGAGATTATTGAGGAATGGACCAATATGGAAGTCACGCATGACCGAGAAAGTCATCGACCCAATAAACGGACAAGAATTGGTTTAATTCGATCAGCTATGAAGTTGTTGGAGAATGAAGGGCTGGTCTATATAGCGGATAAAGAGCAGATTGTTGAGATATTTGCAAGACAGGAATTGTTTGAACGACTTGAATACCTTTATCATCATCAAGAACGATATCAACTTATTAAAGAAATGATTGAACAGGGGAGGAATTCCTAATGCCTCGTATCAACCGGTTACGCATATCGGGTTTGCATTATGATTCGATGAAGAAAAAATATTTGGATCGGACATTTGATTTTAATGATGGATATGAAGCGGCAAACACCCTTATCTCCATGATTAATGGAGGCGGAAAAGGTGTTTTACTTCAGACGATTTTTCAGGTGCTTATGCCTGGTACCGCTTGGGGTGAAGAGGGAAACCGTAAATATCAACAATTCTTTTACAATGAACGTGAAACCTTCAAGCCTTATACGTTCCATGTACTGATTGAATGGCAGTTGGATGATGTAGAACAACAATCTTACTTAATGACTGGCATCGCCTGTTCTGCAGAAAAATATGTGACTTCAGATGAGGACGAAAATGATTATAAAATTGAAAAGAAATTTCTTTTTTATAACCAAGATTATACTCAGTTGAAAGGTAGCTTCATGAGTGGTGGTGAGTTATTAATCAATCAATCAGGAAAATCTGCCACTCAGCTGGAAGCTGAACTAGCTGTTTATGGTATCAAACCATATCGTAATGAAAAACAACATCGGAATGTTTTAGATAGCTATGGAATTCGAAGAGAGGACTGGAACATTCAGAAACAAATCAATAGAGCGGAAGGAGGGGTTGGGAAATACTTTGAAGGTGCGGAGAATGACCATGCATTATTTCAGAAAAAGATTATTCCCGCCATCAGTCAACGATTGAAAGAAGACTTTACTGGTGACGATTTGGTCGAAATTTTCATCAGCCAAGCTAAAATTGCTCAAAACTTACCAATCCTTCTCTCCAGAGAAACTTCCCATAGAAAATTCATAGATATCATATCTCCTTTTTTAGAGGCCGTGGAGAAAGGTGAAAATGTCGAGAATAACTCAGAAGTCCATGTTCAACAAGGAAAGTACTTAATGAATGCGTTACAGCATGTGTTGGAAAAAGAATCAACAGATTTACAGGACTATCAAAGTGAATTGAATAGACTGCAAGAAAAGGAGTCACAGTTTCGATTTGAATTGATGAATTTGGATTACGCAAAAAAAGAAACAGAGCACTTAGGTATTGATAAGGAAATTGAAGAAATTCAAAAGTGGCAAGAAGATATCCGACAGAAACACAAAATAACAGATGAAGAAGTACAGAAAATTAGTGCTTTAATCAAAAAGCTTAAATGGATGGAATTACAAAAAGAAGTGAAGGAACTAAAGAAAAGTGAGCTAAACATTCAAAACTCTCGTCAATTAAAAGACATTGAAGATAAAAAGCAAGAGATAGAAAAGAAAGCGATTCAAATCTGGGAAGAAGATGCAAAATCACAAATCCAGCATAACGATTGGTCTTTTGGGCAAAAGATGGAGGAGCTTGATGAGCAGGAAGATGAAAATACCAGAAAGTTAGATACTCTAAAAGATCAGAAAACAGATTTATTGTCTAATCAAAATAATTTAAAACAAAATGCATCAGAATTCCAGCAATATGAAGAGGAAATGATCGATCGATTTACAGCTTCTTTGCAGCTCGACCCTGAATATATATTAGCAGCTACTGATAAGGAATTAAATGAAACGTTGGCGAAAAAGAATCATTATACTGAATTAATTGAATCAGAAGAGCAGTATTTAGATGAAATGAAACAAGAAAAAACGGAAGTTATAAGCTTGATGCAAACTAAAGATGAAAAAATAAAAGAAGTGAGTTCTGAGCGTATTGACCGAGAACGGATAGAGGCCGAATTAGCTACGGAATTAGCGAAAGTAATTCATCAGGATTTCCAAGGCAACAGCCGAGTGTGGTTCAATAGAGCTAAAAAAGATGTGGGAGTAAAACTGGAAGGGTTACAAAAAAGGTTACATGA of the Halalkalibacillus sediminis genome contains:
- a CDS encoding GIY-YIG nuclease family protein — encoded protein: MGLFDLACVVIIVFFIYKAHTAFVKEKTITSKIQEWHHLAPISLRYDSKGLNTSYVYFIKESGMNRIKIGKAIDPEQRIKELSTGSAHNYEIVHLIKSENPYKTENLFHKYFNEKRCKGEWFDLSEKELRWIQREDYTREIEDSIKGY
- a CDS encoding Wadjet anti-phage system protein JetD domain-containing protein: MSSTYDLLKTILLKRRSKKSRKKIDLSSLEWEISEQSNDYMNEGGYYAFYIAIQRLEEESILTPLQKKSTNGRSPSLNKYYWLLPATVEPTWSKLQFLQVEDLLNLAFYHDHPEYQTDEEWKRILTIYQFMKNRESRRYVSVPERSLELFGDEKAITKSKLGTVTRLGLNLQDLKAVSHGEPFVSWLKPGTELKGIQNILIVENLSFYHTAIQLQLENRLNREYQLIIYGEGNKINKSFSFMYHMYPEGEHTFYYCGDMDPEGFNIFSRLANSYDVRFTLAEEFYVFMVKKIECANSYTDQVENVINRNHFLSFAESHKIEETVMKLWHKRKRIPQEVITVESW
- a CDS encoding DUF6063 family protein translates to MENLKKASELYFRLLEQKVINDEEECFHYFFESEVRDHLLVLLDESNTRIVEAEKRLHLVTKPEGSTFATHFTHMKSKYSEMESKKRFNLITIIIMTYLAEVDRSSVVQVKSSREGLTYHYLHSKVQKLVDHWIRQLDDNPNFGVEEGLALKEIIEEWTNMEVTHDRESHRPNKRTRIGLIRSAMKLLENEGLVYIADKEQIVEIFARQELFERLEYLYHHQERYQLIKEMIEQGRNS